Proteins co-encoded in one Setaria viridis chromosome 9, Setaria_viridis_v4.0, whole genome shotgun sequence genomic window:
- the LOC117839170 gene encoding uncharacterized protein, whose product MGDSVLVVCVIPNAADTAFQIHCLERSAYAAVLRAFCAQSDLLSRAKHGCLAELRNELKILESEHRECLGKARSNKQINSLSTGLHSKGNTCNAEVMKDTPDLACVLPDAGDTVFQIHCLERSAYASVLRAFFALTNHLSLSQVKLLTKLRNELRISHNEHKEVLVKVSSNENIKSLRKFSLANFSVLRKTNPSFDAHAVVHDKICSTGQISTSSTSCLSLLQPSPISEHSMSTTRGIGISDSSNGAKEGAYFEPHEVVSAKRFKSVNGHALAYLKCASSDQLPVAVSAVMEKGRTNDTLDSETTSCEVKSGCTSSPIFQEKHSESNAGQIPSCVDHDRQESGKRKAEVPGMRASTSLGVMDQTYGIKHQRRRNKDSDLEHGSEIINLCPTANLLDEVERLLRENPDPANLEKAKSILKVQEKDLLDALVKLSEASYDAVYFSANGQPGNTHDDGKADEEVLPNPANSSDETPPVTTRQAGAGAGNHVKIQGVAATALPLSTAPPSLMQTRPSLAPASPSSAPAALGESSRGLSTAHQPHAQPVVVGSASAPPAPPSKTRLIITKRKTTAEQRWRMWEFAHRVGWSIQKAGADAVDAFCAQVGVPERALRNWMANNRRLAKVPPPSSPPPRSTIKRTKTTAEQRKRMWEFAHRVGWSIQKAGADAVDAFCAQVGVPERALRNWMANNRRLAKVPPPSSPPPRSIIKRTKTTAEQRKRMREFAYRVGWSIQKAGAGAVDALCAQVGVPECALRNWMANNRHLANVPPPSLSSPPLPSHHQVQDHPPADTPPQGSMTEQGKSPEPEAAAAPADDGAGKGDEDEEASEVTQRGRGHRARKPNKCYADSFWM is encoded by the exons GCCAAACACGGATGTCTCGCGGAACTGAGAAATGAGCTTAAAATATTGGAGAGTGAACACAGAGAATGTCTTGGGAAGGCCAGATCAAATAAGCAAATCAATTCTTTGAG TACTGGCTTGCACTCCAAAGGAAACACTTGCAATGCTGAAGTTATGAAGGATACTCCAGATCTTGCATGTGTATTACCAGATGCTGGAGATACTGTATTTCAGATTCACTGCTTGGAGCGGTCAGCATATGCATCTGTTTTAAGAGCTTTCTTTGCCTTGACAAACCACCTCTCATTG TCACAGGTCAAGCTTCTAACTAAACTGAGAAATGAGCTTAGAATATCACACAATGAGCATAAAGAAGTTCTTGTGAAGGTCAGTTCAAATGAGAATATCAAGTCCTTGAG GAAATTTAGTTTGGCAAATTTTTCTGTTCTTAGAAAGACCAATCCTTCTTTTGATGCGCATGCTGTGGTTCATGACAAGATTTGCTCAACCGGACAGATATCCACTTCATCCACAAGCTGCCTCAGTCTGTTGCAGCCGTCACCAATATCAGAGCACTCCATGTCCACAACAAG GGGCATTGGGATATCAGATAGCTCTAATGGGGCCAAAGAAGGAGCTTATTTTGAACCCCATGAAGTGGTGTCTGCTAAAAGGTTTAAATCTGTAAACGGGCATGCACTAGCATACTTAAAATGTGCCTCTTCTGATCAGTTACCAGTGGCAGTTTCTGCGGTGATGGAG AAAGGTCGCACCAATGATACACTTGATAGTGAGACGACATCCTGTGAAGTGAAGTCTGGATGTACTTCATCTCCTATTTTTCAAGAAAAGCATAGTGAATCAAATGCTGGTCAAATTCCTTCCTGTGTTGATCATGATAGGCAAGAATCTGGGAAAAGGAAAGCTGAAGTGCCTGGGATGAGGGCATCTACAAGTCTGGGTGTTATGGACCAAACCTATGGGATTAAGCATCAGAGGCGCAGGAATAAGGACTCAGATTTGGAACATGGTTCTGAAATAATTAACCTTTGCCCAACTGCTAACCTTCTAGACGAG GTTGAAAGACTACTTAGGGAGAACCCAGATCCAGCTAATTTAGAGAAAGCAAAGTCGATACTCAAA GTCCAAGAAAAGGACCTTTTGGATGCACTTGTTAAGCTTTCTGAAGCATCATATGATG CGGTTTATTTCAGTGCTAACGGTCAGCCGGGCAACACGCACGATGATGGCAAGGCCGACGAGGAGGTGCTGCCAAATCCGGCGAATTCCAGCGACGAGACGCCACCTGTGACGACGAGGCAGGCAGGCGCCGGAGCTGGAAACCATGTCAAGATCCAGGGAGTCGCTGCCACGGCGCTACCCCTCTCCACTGCGCCACCGTCACTGATGCAGACGCGCCCGTCGCTCGCTCCCGCGTCCccgtcctccgcccccgccgcgctgGGCGAGTCCTCGCGCGGCCTCTCCACCGCGCACCAGCCCCACGCGCAGCCGGTGGTCGTGGGGTCGGCCTCcgcgcccccggcgccgccgagtaAGACGCGGCTCATCATCACCAAGAGGAAGACCACGGCGGAGCAGAGATGGCGAATGTGGGAGTTCGCGCACCGCGTCGGGTGGAGCATCCAGAaggccggcgccgacgccgtcgacgCCTTCTGCGCCCAGGTCGGCGTCCCCGAGCGCGCCCTCAGGAACTGGATGGCCAACAACAGGCGCCTTGCCAAGGTTCCACCCCCGtcatcgccaccgccgcggtCCACCATCAAGAGGACCAAGACCACGGCGGAGCAGAGGAAGCGGATGTGGGAGTTCGCGCACCGCGTCGGGTGGAGCATCCAGAaggccggcgccgacgccgtcgacgCCTTCTGCGCCCAGGTCGGCGTCCCCGAGCGCGCCCTCAGGAACTGGATGGCCAACAACAGGCGCCTTGCCAAGGTTCCACCCCCGtcatcgccaccgccgcggtCCATCATCAAGAGGACCAAGACCACGGCGGAGCAGAGGAAGCGGATGCGGGAGTTCGCGTACCGCGTCGGGTGGAGCATCCAgaaggccggcgccggcgccgtcgacgcCTTGTGCGCCCAGGTCGGCGTCCCCGAGTGCGCCCTCAGGAACTGGATGGCCAACAACAGGCACCTCGCCAATGTTCCACCCCCGTCCctgtcctcgccgccgctgccgtcgcacCACCAAGTCCAAGACCACCCGCCGGCCGACACACCGCCGCAGGGATCGATGACCGAACAAGGCAAGTCTCCTGAACCtgaagctgctgctgcacctGCTGATGACGGCGCCGGCAAGGGAGACGAGGATGAAGAAGCTTCTGAAGTAACTCAACGAGGAAGGGGCCATCGGGCCAGAAAGCCCAACAAGTGCTACGCTGACTCGTTCTGGATGTAA